The Eublepharis macularius isolate TG4126 chromosome 8, MPM_Emac_v1.0, whole genome shotgun sequence genome contains a region encoding:
- the C8H18orf32 gene encoding UPF0729 protein C18orf32 homolog: MVCIPCIVIPVLLWVYKRFLEPYLYPIISPFIKRLWPKKAVQGGTAKQDQKGSFGGERESLATYESSTDEAELSKTKSNGIANGYTRNEPTEVSDKKMD, encoded by the exons ATGGTTTGCATTCCGTGCATCGTCATTCCAGTCCTGCTGTGGGTCTATAAAAGGTTCTTGGAGCCGTATCTCTACCCCATCATCTCTCCTTTCATCAAGCGCCTGTGGCCCAAGAAAGCAGTACAGGGAGGGACAGCAAAGCAAGACCAAAAGGGCAGCTTTGGGGGTGAACGTGAGTCACTGGCCACATACGAGTCTTCCACGGATGAGGCTGAGCTTTCTAAA ACCAAAAGCAATGGAATAGCAAACGGATATACCAGAAATGAGCCTACTGAGGTGTCTGACAAAAAGATGGATTAA
- the RPL17 gene encoding 60S ribosomal protein L17 isoform X1: MVRYSLDPENPTKSCKSRGSNLRVHFKNTRETAQAIKGMHIRKATKYLKDVTLKKQCVPFRRYNGGVGRCAQAKQWGWTQGRWPKKSAEFLLHMLKNAESNAELKGLDVDSLVIEHIQVNKAPKMRRRTYRAHGRINPYMSSPCHIEMILTEKEQIVPKPEEEVAQKKKISQKKLKKQKLMARE; the protein is encoded by the exons ATGGTTCGCTATTCGCTTGATCCAGAGAACCCCACAAAGT CATGCAAGTCGAGGGGCTCCAACCTTCGAGTCCACTTCAAG aataCACGTGAGACAGCCCAAGCTATCAAGGGTATGCACATTCGGAAGGCCACCAAATATTTGAAAGATGTGACATTGAAGAAACAGTGTGTTCCCTTTCGTCGCTACAATGGCGGGGTTGGCAGATGTGCTCAG GCCAAGCAGTGGGGCTGGACCCAGGGGCGCTGGCCGAAGAAGAGTGCTGAGTTCCTCCTGCATATGCTCAAGAATGCTGAGAGCAACGCTGAGCTGAAG GGTCTGGATGTGGATTCTCTAGTAATTGAGCACATTCAGGTCAACAAAGCTCCCAAAATGCGGAGACGAACCTACAGGGCTCACGGTCGCATCAACCCCTATATGAGTTCTCCCTGCCACATTGAGATGATCCTCACGGAGAAGGAGCAGATCGTTCCCAAGCCAGAAGAAGAAGTTGCTCAGAAGAAGAAG ATATCTCAGAAGAAATTGAAGAAGCAGAAACTTATGGCTCGAGAATAA
- the RPL17 gene encoding 60S ribosomal protein L17 isoform X2: protein MHIRKATKYLKDVTLKKQCVPFRRYNGGVGRCAQAKQWGWTQGRWPKKSAEFLLHMLKNAESNAELKGLDVDSLVIEHIQVNKAPKMRRRTYRAHGRINPYMSSPCHIEMILTEKEQIVPKPEEEVAQKKKISQKKLKKQKLMARE, encoded by the exons ATGCACATTCGGAAGGCCACCAAATATTTGAAAGATGTGACATTGAAGAAACAGTGTGTTCCCTTTCGTCGCTACAATGGCGGGGTTGGCAGATGTGCTCAG GCCAAGCAGTGGGGCTGGACCCAGGGGCGCTGGCCGAAGAAGAGTGCTGAGTTCCTCCTGCATATGCTCAAGAATGCTGAGAGCAACGCTGAGCTGAAG GGTCTGGATGTGGATTCTCTAGTAATTGAGCACATTCAGGTCAACAAAGCTCCCAAAATGCGGAGACGAACCTACAGGGCTCACGGTCGCATCAACCCCTATATGAGTTCTCCCTGCCACATTGAGATGATCCTCACGGAGAAGGAGCAGATCGTTCCCAAGCCAGAAGAAGAAGTTGCTCAGAAGAAGAAG ATATCTCAGAAGAAATTGAAGAAGCAGAAACTTATGGCTCGAGAATAA